In Bacteroidota bacterium, one DNA window encodes the following:
- a CDS encoding metallophosphoesterase: MDEVQLQESGSGRMNRRKFLYGGVATVSSLAIAGCIGGIATRNDVQITYRDISIPNLPPEFKGTTITLASDVHSSPYMMRDELISIAHTINSLQSDIILLPGDFVTTHRDELPPIVEAFSLLKAPMGVYATTGNHEFYVDADLVSEGIASAGITMIRNGNIPLKKGDATVYLLGVDDIDSDGILDHVDGKVAPHIDAVYSGVPNNAATILMCHKPYRFEEYAKTDVGLIVSGHTHGGQIVLAKFGKTVICPSAFASKYIQGMYTSENGSKTQMYVSRGLGTVALPMRLNCPPEIVKFTLV, translated from the coding sequence ATGGACGAAGTACAGTTGCAGGAGTCGGGTAGCGGACGCATGAACCGACGTAAGTTTCTTTATGGCGGAGTGGCGACGGTCAGTTCGCTTGCGATCGCCGGATGTATCGGTGGTATTGCCACACGAAATGACGTCCAAATTACCTACCGCGATATTTCCATCCCCAATCTTCCGCCTGAATTCAAAGGTACAACAATCACACTGGCGAGTGACGTCCACTCCAGCCCGTATATGATGCGCGACGAGTTGATCAGCATCGCCCATACCATCAATAGCCTTCAATCGGACATCATTCTGCTCCCCGGCGATTTTGTCACGACACATCGCGACGAACTTCCGCCGATTGTCGAGGCATTTTCCCTACTGAAAGCGCCGATGGGCGTCTATGCGACGACTGGCAACCATGAGTTCTACGTCGATGCCGATCTTGTCAGCGAAGGAATTGCAAGCGCCGGGATTACGATGATCCGCAACGGGAACATACCATTAAAGAAAGGTGATGCTACCGTATATCTGCTTGGTGTCGACGATATCGACTCCGACGGCATTCTCGATCACGTCGACGGCAAGGTCGCGCCGCATATCGATGCTGTCTATTCGGGCGTGCCGAATAACGCTGCAACCATCCTTATGTGCCACAAGCCGTACCGGTTCGAAGAATATGCCAAGACCGATGTCGGGCTGATCGTTTCCGGGCATACCCACGGCGGACAGATTGTGCTTGCAAAATTCGGCAAGACCGTGATCTGCCCAAGCGCCTTCGCATCGAAATACATCCAGGGGATGTATACCAGCGAGAACGGCTCGAAGACACAGATGTATGTCAGCCGTGGCCTCGGGACCGTCGCACTTCCGATGCGACTCAACTGCCCGCCGGAGATCGTGAAATTCACGCTCGTCTAA
- the rnhA gene encoding ribonuclease HI: MSQHRPHVTIYTDGACSGNPGPGGYAAILIDTEGRRKELSQGYKRTTNNRMELLGVISGLESLKVPCTVKVFTDSQYIVNAINEGWLKNWVKRGWKKADKKPVLNVDLWKRMLDLFETHHVAFSWTKGHNGDPLNERCDELAVAASRSDDLLVDEGVQ, translated from the coding sequence TTGTCCCAGCACCGACCGCACGTTACGATCTACACCGACGGAGCCTGTTCCGGCAATCCCGGGCCCGGTGGCTATGCAGCGATCCTCATCGACACCGAAGGCCGTCGTAAAGAACTCTCGCAGGGCTACAAGCGCACGACGAACAACCGTATGGAGTTGCTCGGCGTAATTTCCGGTCTCGAATCGCTGAAGGTACCGTGCACGGTCAAAGTCTTCACCGATTCCCAGTATATCGTCAATGCCATCAACGAAGGCTGGCTCAAGAATTGGGTCAAGCGCGGTTGGAAGAAGGCCGACAAAAAACCGGTACTGAACGTCGACCTCTGGAAACGCATGCTCGATCTGTTCGAAACGCATCATGTTGCATTTTCCTGGACGAAAGGTCATAATGGCGACCCGCTCAACGAACGTTGCGACGAACTGGCTGTTGCGGCGTCGCGCTCCGACGATCTCCTCGTAGACGAAGGCGTGCAATGA
- a CDS encoding penicillin acylase family protein has protein sequence MIARFIFGVVVVLLSLAASIFVLGWFGIDRSLPQYSGTEHLSHATNPIEIYRDSFAVVHIYGQTEQEAYYALGFAQAQERLFQMDMTRRIGQGRLSELIGEKGLVIDRWARTIGFSKIAVWMWNVASPQTKKFLSAYADGINDYIATHHGRLGMEFDGLHYEPNAWKPTDCMIIGRLMSWEMNFGFWNDAAFSDIADRVDSAHLASLMPGYPANAPTVLGDQHTASAQPPHRPDSVHIGGATSEAVHHALHSFFAELHDTPFGGSQAGGGSNTIALSARKSASGKPMLENDMHLALGAPSRWFVAHLHTNDGLNIAGFTVPGLPLVLSGRNEKISWGLTNGMIDESDYFILDLDSNGHAYHTPNGSKPIASSKEFIRVRTSDEEMPYRFDTLEVRTTDLGPIVSDIPTFGLGKTFANSPNTPVSDALSRDREPGTAIAVEWNGYFALGDELGSFFKLHRAKTCGEAIDDMSEFATPCLNLSVAGAGESQIAFQVIGRIPVRNGGEGRTLLPRHAEEASELWQGFVTTAHLPHQSDPADGFIVSANNPATAFRSNPHGENWEPPERAERMTQLVSAAKKLDPAQLSLIVRDLASPFEFHELRDPILRVYQDTSIGGTHLNLVTRKALDYLTNWDGVQDSMDVSTTILNVFLVRLLSNTCWDELGDQLYNEFVYVNNVPARTIAHLLTEPNNIWWDDVRSPQIETRDDMIRRSFEQTVKWLTSKFGPDVRRWTWGTFHTLTYHNPAGAASSVVANLSDINSGPNGGSLTTVAQSSYMFWQPFEMRVGPSMRMIADMSKPSLFVSLPTGNSGNMFSPHYRDMVDQFKQGRFVELPLNRIEPTWQKLVLMK, from the coding sequence ATGATCGCCCGCTTCATCTTTGGCGTAGTCGTGGTGCTGCTGTCGCTGGCCGCATCGATCTTCGTCCTCGGCTGGTTCGGCATCGATCGGTCGTTACCGCAATACAGCGGGACCGAACATCTCAGCCACGCGACGAACCCCATTGAGATCTATCGCGACAGCTTCGCCGTCGTGCATATATATGGGCAGACGGAGCAAGAGGCATATTATGCTCTCGGCTTTGCACAGGCGCAGGAACGCCTCTTCCAAATGGACATGACGCGCCGCATCGGTCAAGGCAGACTCTCCGAACTGATCGGAGAGAAAGGTCTTGTCATCGATCGTTGGGCCCGAACCATCGGATTTTCAAAGATCGCTGTGTGGATGTGGAATGTCGCATCGCCGCAGACGAAGAAGTTTCTTTCGGCATATGCCGATGGCATCAACGATTACATCGCCACCCATCACGGAAGGCTCGGCATGGAGTTCGACGGACTCCATTACGAACCGAACGCATGGAAGCCGACCGATTGCATGATCATCGGACGACTGATGTCGTGGGAAATGAACTTCGGTTTTTGGAATGACGCTGCGTTCTCCGACATTGCCGACCGCGTCGATTCTGCGCATCTTGCATCATTGATGCCCGGCTATCCGGCGAATGCCCCGACCGTACTCGGCGACCAACACACCGCCTCGGCACAACCGCCGCACCGGCCGGACTCCGTACACATTGGCGGAGCAACCTCGGAAGCAGTACACCATGCCTTGCATTCGTTTTTTGCCGAATTGCACGATACACCATTCGGTGGCTCACAAGCCGGTGGCGGATCGAACACGATCGCCCTTTCCGCTCGCAAAAGTGCCAGCGGGAAACCGATGCTCGAGAACGATATGCATCTGGCCCTCGGCGCCCCGTCGAGATGGTTCGTCGCTCATCTGCATACGAATGACGGACTCAATATCGCAGGCTTTACCGTTCCCGGTCTGCCGCTCGTCCTTAGCGGACGCAACGAGAAGATCAGTTGGGGACTGACGAACGGCATGATCGACGAGTCCGATTATTTCATTCTTGACCTCGATTCGAACGGCCATGCGTATCACACGCCGAACGGATCGAAGCCGATCGCATCGAGCAAAGAGTTCATCCGCGTCCGTACCTCCGACGAAGAAATGCCGTACCGATTCGACACGCTCGAAGTCCGAACCACGGACCTCGGTCCAATCGTCAGCGACATCCCGACGTTCGGTCTTGGCAAGACGTTCGCGAATTCACCGAACACTCCCGTCTCCGATGCCCTCAGCCGTGACCGCGAACCAGGCACTGCCATCGCCGTCGAATGGAACGGCTATTTCGCACTCGGAGACGAACTCGGCAGCTTCTTCAAACTACACCGAGCGAAGACGTGTGGCGAAGCGATCGACGATATGTCCGAATTCGCCACTCCGTGCCTGAACCTATCGGTCGCCGGTGCTGGAGAATCGCAGATCGCATTTCAAGTCATCGGCCGCATCCCCGTCCGCAACGGTGGTGAAGGCCGCACACTGCTCCCGCGCCATGCGGAGGAGGCGTCGGAGCTTTGGCAGGGATTCGTTACGACGGCACATCTGCCGCATCAATCGGATCCCGCCGATGGATTTATCGTCTCGGCAAACAACCCGGCCACGGCGTTTCGTAGCAACCCGCACGGTGAAAACTGGGAGCCTCCGGAACGTGCCGAACGCATGACCCAGCTTGTCAGCGCCGCGAAAAAACTCGACCCGGCACAGCTTTCTCTCATCGTCCGCGACCTTGCAAGCCCGTTCGAGTTTCACGAACTTCGTGACCCGATTCTTCGCGTGTACCAGGATACTTCCATCGGCGGGACGCATCTGAACCTCGTCACGCGAAAGGCACTGGACTACCTGACAAACTGGGACGGCGTGCAGGACAGCATGGACGTCAGCACGACAATACTCAATGTCTTCCTCGTCAGGCTGCTCTCGAATACCTGTTGGGACGAACTTGGCGACCAACTCTATAATGAGTTCGTCTATGTTAATAACGTCCCGGCCCGTACGATCGCTCATTTACTCACCGAGCCGAACAACATCTGGTGGGACGACGTCCGATCGCCGCAAATCGAGACACGCGACGATATGATTCGTCGCTCGTTCGAGCAAACCGTCAAGTGGCTTACCTCGAAGTTTGGCCCCGACGTCCGACGCTGGACCTGGGGCACATTCCATACACTCACCTACCACAACCCGGCAGGAGCGGCATCGTCGGTCGTTGCGAACCTCAGCGACATCAATTCCGGCCCGAATGGCGGCAGCCTGACGACCGTCGCACAATCGAGCTATATGTTCTGGCAGCCGTTCGAAATGCGCGTTGGCCCGTCGATGCGCATGATCGCCGACATGAGCAAGCCCTCACTCTTCGTCTCACTGCCGACCGGCAACTCAGGCAACATGTTCAGCCCCCACTACCGCGATATGGTCGATCAGTTCAAACAAGGTCGATTTGTCGAACTCCCGCTGAACCGCATCGAGCCAACTTGGCAGAAGCTGGTGCTGATGAAATAA